The genomic window TTCGACTCTTGGGGTTCCTCAGAGGAACTCTGGAGGGTCTCAATCATGGCTGCATTTCCCGTTGAGTATGCGCATACCAGTGGAACGCATCCTCGATTGCAGACCTGATGCTTGGCGCCGAGACGAATCAAGGTTCTGACCGTCTCCAAATGTCCCTTTTTAGCCGCCAGGTGCAACGGAGTCCAGCCGTCGCGGTTTCTGGCATCGATGTTTCCCCCGCGAGCCTTCAACCACTTTATGGTTGAGAAATCATCAAATCGAGCAGCGTAGTGCATGGGAGTCTCAAGATGGTGATCATGACACTCCAGATCCGACAGCAAGCCCTGATTGAGATAGAACTCCAAGCACCCTGTCTTGCCATTCATTGCTGCCAGGTGGAGTGCGTTCCCACCAGAAAACCCTTGCCCTGCCCAGGTTCGGTCCCAGCAAGGAGACTCGTGATCAACGGCGGCGATCTTCTTGAGTATTGAATGACTGCCACAGCGAGCCGCCTCCAAAGGTGCATCAAATGGATACGACCCGCGAGCCCATGGGTCAGCTCCAGATTCGAGAAGAATCTCGGCCGTGTTGAGGGCGCCATTGCACAGGTGATGTGCGAGGGGTGATCCTCGCTTGGGGGACAAGGGTGAGCATGGATCGACACCCGCCGACAACATTTGCCTCAGCTTCCAGGCGCACGCTCCTCCCCTCCCAGTCCATCCTGCGATAAAGTGGAGAGAACCACATCCATCGAACTTCTCGTTCCTTTCTGTCATCTTCTCTAGGGCGGCGTGTTCCAAGAGAATAGCAAAGCTCCTTTCACCGACTGGGACGCCAGGAAAGCAGGCGAACTCAAACGGGGAGAGCACGTCGGCTCTTGAGTGAATATCAACACCTTTATCAACAAGCAGCGATATCATCTCTTTGTCATCGTGCAGGATGGAGAAGGCTAACAGTCGAGCCACCTCGGGCTCGCTCACTGCGATATCCCAACGCCTTACCTCTCTCGCAACGCCCAGTACCATTCTCGAGAAGTCGTGCCAGTGGGAATACCTTGATAGCTCGAGGCCTTCCAACGCCGCCTTTTGATGTATGTTAGTGACATCCCCAATACCAGCCCCAGTAGGGAACGATGCAAACGGGCGCAGGGCTGGCTGCCCCGTTTTTTCGTACTTGACCATGATGCCAAGCTCGATCAAGGCGAAAACGAAGTCCGTgagccaagtccaagtcgaTGAGCGACACGCCGGGTTAATCAGCGCACTCTTGGCCACCTCAAAGCCCACAAATGACCATAGACTGCTTGCTTCGTGGGGACATGATAGGGCATTGCCTGGCAGCATGGCTTCCAAGACTTTGTTGTCCAGCTCATTGTCCTCTCCCACAGCTCGGAGCAAGAGCAACTCCAGCGGTGACCTGCAATCCTCTATTCTTCGCTGATCTAGAGGAAATGAATCCTTGAGTAGTGCAATGCACTCAACACTGGCTCTTGTGGAAAGATAGTGCAGCGGACTCCCTGTGATGTCGTCCATGCCGTCCACCTCGATGCCGACATCTAGCAAATGCTTCACAATCTCAAAAGACCCCATTTTCGCTGCCGCTCGAAAAAGAGACTCGCCACTCTTCCAGAATTTTCGGGAGTTGCAGTATTTGAGGAGAAATAGAACAGCGTCTTTTCGTCCCCTGTTCAAGGCCGAGCAGATTGGCGTCTCTTTCCTTGACGAGACCATTTGCAACGCCTCTTGTCTAACATCGAGTTGAACAAGAAGTTCCAGTATTATTATTTGGCCAAAATTCGCAGCTGTATGCCAAATTGTCTCTTGGGTATTGTCAGACACAAGTGTAGAGGCGCCATGTCGCAACAACGCTCGGAGTGCGTCCTGATGACAGCACATGTGGACTGGTCTTTTCCCGTCTGGAGCAGCAATGTTTGCATCAAAACCATGATCTATAAGTGTATCGAGGGCATCCAGAGAGTTGTGATGTGCCGCCAAGTGGAGGGCGGTCGAATCTTGATAAATGAAGTCCTCGTCCAAAAAGTTATCAGGCTCAAACCGTTGAATATGAAATCTAGCAGATTTGACGAGCTCAGATCGGTTGCTTTTCAGGAACTGGCTCAGTTCGAACACATCATTTCTCTCGACCCATGAAAAAATGAAATTAAAAATCTCATCATCGCTTGCCTCGCTTGTTGGCTGGTATGTTGACACTGCGCCGAGGGACGCTATTTTCATTCTTGCCGCCCAGTTAAGAGTCTTGTTGTACAATAGTGTCTTTGGCGTGCTTGTCGTATGTGTGTCTGGAGGGCCGAGAGCCTCGAGAAGCTTTAAAACTGCTTGCGAACTGATATCGCGTAACTTATACCCCATGGATTGCATTTCCTCGTAGCGTTGTGCAAAGCAGGCTaggtcctcctcttcaacatTGATACcagtcttgatgagctcCGCGGCAATCTCAAGCTCAGGCCCAAAGGAAGATGTAAGCGCGGAAAAGGACAAAGACGAGAAACTTCCTTCCCAGTGACCTGTGCAGAGCAATTGCGTCTTGGCTCCAGCTTCAAGCAGGACTTGGGCAGCCTGGAGTCGTCCTAGAGGTTGATCCATCTCGTAGTGTACATTCAGAATCCGCACCGCATACGGCTCAGGAAAGTCTCTTCCAAAGGAAAAAATCCCAAGGCCAGCGATCGCGCAGTGCAGTGGGGTGCCGAACTTGCCCTTGAAATCCAAGTCTGCGCCTTGACTGAGTAGATGACGACAAAGATCGGGAATCCCCAAGATAGCCGCCATGTGCAGAGGCGTGAAGTCTGGTCGAACGAGATGAGAGGGGTGGAAGGGCATGCAGATGTCCCTGAAACTCGGTGTCGGACTCCACGTGTCATCAAAAAACATTTGGCGGGCTATCAACAAAGAGTGAGCCGCAAGTGTTATAGCCCACGTGCAAAAGTTGGGGGTTTTGTGAACCTGAAAAAGGTCATGAATGCGCTCAAGGCAGCAACCTTCTCCGGCCTCGCGTACATAGGACAGCCAGTGCGTCGCTGCATGCCTGTAGAAAGGACGCCTCAAGTCTCTTTTATATATGGCTTCACTCATCTCGGCTGTTGTTTCTGGTAGCTGCTCTTTGTTCTTGAGGGTGAGGTAGCCGAGGCAGAGAGACGCGAGAAGTTGGCAAGCCTTTTGCCGAGAGACACCGTACGCACCGAGTGTGGCATGCCTGAGGCATTCGTCTTGGAGATATTCCTGCACGGAAAAGTGTGAAAATTCAATGCCAACTTCACCGCCGTCCTCAGTGTAGTACGAACTCTTCCTTGTTCGAATAAGGCTGCCGCACAATCGGAGAATTTCCCCTCCATCCACGATATCCTCATCTACAagttcctcatcatcatcttggaGAGAGACGGCCTCGCATATTTGTCGGAGGTTGAGGTGTGCATGAGGAGGGGAACTGATCAACAACAAGGTTTTCTGCACTAGCTGTTTGCTTTCTTCACCAGAGTTGTTGATCCTGGTCAAAATCTGCTCATAGGTGGCAAAGAGCGTGGGTGGTAGCTTGTCCAATGCCTTTCGCCGAGCCCTATCCGTAGGAAGTTCGCAGAGGTGGTCCAGCTGGCAAGCCACCCACCGAAACCTGAGCTCCCCTATTAGCGTCGAATACTTTAAAGAGGGTTGGGCTTGTTTTATGTACTTACATTCCTTTGGCCCCTTCAACTAGCCTCGTCATGATCACGTCCTTCAGGGCCAGATCGCGGAGTCTCAGCTTCTTCGACTCGATGCGTTGTTTCAGTTCTGACGCCACGTAAAGTTGGATGTCTTCAGTGTGCGCTTCGATTTCGATATTTTGGAACTCGTTCCCCAAGATCTCTCGAATAGGAACCTCGTTCCTACTCAATAGTGCTATGTTGAGCCCTTCATCAATATGGGATGGGAGGAGGGCTGCAAGGGATTCCACAGTTTCTTCGACCAGCTTGCCGCATTCGTCCAATCCATCAACGATGATGTATACTCGATCAATCAAGGAACACATTCTTCGGAGAACCTTGATCAATTTCTTCGTTGACGGCCCTGACTGAAGTTGACGTTCAGATGTCAGTTCACGGTAATATTCCTCCAAGACCAAAAACGTCTTCTCATCCTGTCGAGCGAGCTGAGAGCAAAGCGAGGAGAGAATGGAGACGGGACCCTGAGTTTTCTCGTCTCTGTAAATACAGAAGAAGTATGCCATGGCCGAGAATGGATTGGCTACGTTCCTCTGGAGACACTCGTCAATCATGGCAGCTGCGAGGACCGATTTGCCAGCGCCCGGGATGCCGCTACACCAGATTTTCGACCCGGGTGTGGTATACCATTTCTCAAACTCTGGTCCTTCGGTGAGCCAGAGACCTGTGAGACTGTAGCGTAGATTTCTGTTGGTGTCGAGCTCGGAACGTgggttggccttggtgaagAATTCAAgcactttttttcttttctcgtcTAGGCGAATGCTGATCTGAATATCATAGATCTTGTTGACAGTCTCTTGTATGTGGCTGATCCTGGAATTGGCATCTGACTGCCGGGAAAGGAGAAGCCTTAGATTGCTCAATGAGTCGGCTTCTAGCGCAAGTTTAATGGTCTGCTTGTGGCGTCGTACATCCCGAAGAATCTCCTTTGTGTCGGATGAAGAGAATGGCCATGCCAGACGACTTTGAAGTCTCTCGATGCGTGAAGTAGAGCCAAGGTCCGACTGCGTGTTGACAAGACCTTGTTCTAGTCGCCTGAGAAGCTGTTGGCAGTCGTGTAAGTGGTGTGGTTTGAGGTTTGACGTCTGTTGGGTACCATCGGAAGACTGCGTCTCCTCCAACTCAAAGGCGACAAGCGACAGGTTGTGTAATACAAGAGAAAGATTCTTGACTTCGTGAGAGATGTCCTCGGCTTCCTTTCGTGCGCCGTTGAGGTGCTTGGTGGAATAGCGAAACACGAGGTCGGCGACTGCCACCAAACCCGCAATACTCGCTGAGATGGAAAGAGGATCCATGCCCACTCTGGTATGTAAGGGAGACGGGTCATGGGAAGGTGCTGGGCATCAGCAAAGATAGGGTAAAGCTTCGTGTCGGAGTTGAATGAGAGAGACGAAGATATGATAGAGTCCCTGGTGGTCAACGCGTGTTAATGTAGGTGCCCAGTGTGCACATGGATTCGAGTCCAACAGAGTCTACTGTCTGCCTGCCCGGCAAGAATTGCTGAGCCAAACAATCAGAGAACCCGGCGCCAAATCTCCGTCCCAAATTACATTCCCAAGTTCAAAGCTATGCATGACCATCTACTTGTTCACTGCGCCTTGTGCGTCTCAAGTCTAATGCATGCTGGCCTCACCTCCATTTGACTTTGAATCAATCAGCCGGACAAAAGAACCAGGGTAGCACAACTGAGGCATACTTGGGGCAGCCATATCGCTCAGAAAGTCATTCCCGATGCAGCCTTGAATGGGCTTGCAGCATGGTGTACATCATAAGCGGCCACAGCTATGCGGTGTAGACCAACGTTGGGGGGGGGATGAAAGAGTGAAAATAGAAAACATCCATTGGGAGATGCATGTCATTCAGACATGACTCTACTCTAGTATTTGGTTTTTCTTAATTCATGTTCGTCTAGTCGCCTCCGTAGGTACTCCCCTAATTCCAACTGGGAGTTCCGTCTTGGAAAAAGAACGGTTACGCCTCACGGGAGCCGATGTAAACTGCTGGATTGTTGTTCGGCCGAACGAGGCGGTGGCTTGCTGAGTTGGCAACGCAGCTGTAGACTTGGCAAATGCAGTATCAAGTGCCCACCTGACCTGTTTTGCGTTGCATCAATCTTTTCAGGGGGGTGTTTTTTATGTCGCCCTGTAAATGCCTCGTGTATGCCCACCACCACGCTATGCACACAGCCCCGAGGCTTCCTTTCAAGGGTAACGAAGATCGGGCAATGAGTTCGCACCTACTTTCACCAAGCCCCCTGGTCGAGGCAGAAAGCGCTGCCCCCATGGAGGAGCGAACCATTTTGGACCACGAGAACCCGTCCACTCCCTCACTAGATCCGATCAACTCTACGGGAGAGCAGACGCCACAGCCCAAACTCGGGTGTGTGGTCCTTATCCTGCTGTCACTATCCCTGTACTCTACAAACCCCGATGCCGGCGTCGAATCTCGTCAACGCGAGGGCCCCCACGGTCGAATGCCACGACCTTGGCCACTCTTCTCAGCAAGACCATAGGAGTCTGCTCCGTCGTCGTATTCGTCGCCTCGCTAGGACAATTCCTAACACGTCGTGCTTTGACCCGAGCGATTCAGGGCATCACACTCGCCGAGGTGAGCATCATTGTTACTATTGTCTCTAATGAAGAGTCCCCAAGAGATCGTCCGACACAATAGAAAGAGATACAGTTATCAATACATGAGGGCATTAAAACTCAATACCCGCAAAACACGGTAAGCCGAGGTGAGCATGAGAAGTGCACACTACGGGTCGGTCATCTATTCAACTGGGACCCCGAGGACAATCGTATTGGCCCTGTATTTGGAAGCGTAAGTATTCAATATTTGAGCCTTCGCTGTCTTATGCTCTCTGATGACGATACAATGCCCTGCCTATCCTACCATCAGGTTTTCCAATAGGGGAGCTACCATCACCGATGACAAGGACTCTACTCACTTGCTGAAAAACCATGGATCTCACGACAACTGAAATTTCTGCGAGATGAGTTCGTGACTTTCTACAGACTGATCAACCCGTCTGAAACTCCGCTTGGACAGAGCCCAGTCATGTACGCCCACCGCGGAGATCAGCACGATCAGAATAGATACGAGGTCTCGTTTATCCAGAATAATACTAGGTATATTCAGGTGTTTATCAAGATGATGTTAACTTTGAAAGAGATAGCTGGCAAAGTAGAGCGAAGCCTCGTTGGCTACTTCTTCAGCTTAAACATTTCATCCAGCCTCGCGTTCGTCAAGGCTATCTCATCATGTCCAAAAAGCCACGGCTGGAACTCCCTACCGCTTAAACTATTTGGGTTTGCCTTGTCCAGCGCCTCATCCATTTCCTCGTCGCGAGCGCTAGCCGCCATCGATGCAAACGCCAGATCCCGGGCTTCTTGCTCAGGTCCATCATGCAAATGCCAGACACGGCTCGAGTCTCGAGTCGCCTGCTGCACCCGCTCGGCTCGCGGCTTGCGGATGGCCTCGTACGCACGCATGAGAGCTGGGATATCGGACGTGTCTTTGGCGCGAGCTAGACATTCTGCGAGGCATGCGCCATCCTCGATAGCCTGTGCTGCGCCTTGAGCTAGGAACGGCACCATGGCATGGGCTGCATCCCCCAGTAGCACGACTCTGCCGTTTTCACTGACCCAAGTACGCAAGTTAGGCAGGTCGGCAATCTTCCAGTTGAGGCAGCTCTGAACCTTGGACAGGACCTTTTGGATGATTGGATCAAAGTCTTTGTAGTGTTGGCGCATCTCTTCTAGGTTGCCGGGCTCGTTCCACTTTCCAGGCGTTGCGAGACCACTGGGGTGAGACAGGACAAGGTTATACATGGCACCCTGACGGATGGGATAGGCCATAATGTGGTGATTAGGCCCAATCCAGCAGTTGGCGTTGATGTCCGTCATGAGGTGGGAAATATCCGGATCAGCAGACATGATCTCGACAGGGACGGTTGCGCGATAGGAGCAGTTGGCCGCTGGGTTTGGCTCGACGATTCTCCCCAGAAGCGCCTCCCGGGTCTTGGATCGGATGCCATCTGCTCCTACCACCAGGTCGGCCGTCAAAGTCTCCCCGTTTGCTAGCTTCACGCTTGGGTCATGAACGTTGACCGACTCGACATAGCAACCAAGGCGGATATGGACACCCAACTCCTTTGCGGCTTCAAAAAGAAGCCCTTGGAAATCGGCTCTATGGATGAGCCAGTAAGGAGATCCGTACTTTTCTGAGAGGTGAGGGTGCAATGGCGTCGTTCCCAATAGTCGCCCCGTCGCGTATCTTTTAAAGGCAAAGTGCTGAGGCCAGACAACCTTCTCCAGGAACTTGTCTTTGAGACCATAGCTGCACAATATCCGGCTCGAGTTGGGAGGGATCTGGATACCAGCACCAACCTAAGGCACGGGGTCGTTAGCTTCGAGTCTGGGCCTTGGAAAAAGGAGCGAGGAGCTGCATGTGTTCTCACCTCGGATAATGCTGGAGCTGCTTCAAGCACCGTAACCTGATGGCCCTTTTTCTTGAGAGCGATTGCGGCCCCAAGACCTCCAAGGCCTCCACCGTTGATGATGACTTTCATATTGCAAACTGTGATGTCTATTCGACTGTCAAGCTGTGGATGTATTGAAGTTGATCCGTGTGTCAGAAGGCCGTGGAATGGTCAAGTCGCGGAGCCTCTTATCTGTGGCAAGCACACATCAGAGCGGATATGAACTCAGCACTTTGCTCAGATGGAAGAACCACAGCTCGTTCTTTGCCGTTCGATCAAGCTTTTTGCCCATCGCCCCGGATGCTTAGCCGCAACATGTCATTGACGGAATCTTTGCCGCCATTCCCCCACAGACGGAAGCAATTGGTTCCGAACGCAATCCCCGCCAGCCCCGAAATTGGCCTCCGAGTCTGTACTTTCCAAGACTTGGCCACGGGGGTTTGTTAATTGGTTCCGTGATTATCGTTCTGCTGTGGTCATGCCTGCCTGGCCTGCCCTTGGGATACTGGCTGCTATACCATCACAAATTCTACGGCCTGGGTGCTGATGCAGCTTGCCCAATCTTTCTCAATACATTGTTTTTCTGCGCGTGATGTATTTTTCCATTCATGGTTTTGGTCCAAAGTTGTACAGCTAAGTACGACCACTATTTAGCTGGGTGATATCGTCTAGTTCCAGATACTTGCCAGCAATATCCGCAAACTGCAGACCGAATATATCCTGTGTGGTCATTCCCTCCAACTCATCTGTGCTTTTCTATTGAAGGCCGAAATGATACATGTTATTATGGTCTCAAACTATGTCTTGGTTCTGTTGACGCATGGGTTTGACGTTTGGAACCGGTACCGGATCACTCAGAGGCTGCCACTGAGCCGCTGTGTTGCAGATTGTGCTTCAACTTGTTCTCGGCTCTAGTCATAGGCGACGGTCCGAAATGGGGTATCCTGTAGTAGGTGAATATCTTGCAAGGCAGGGCAAGGAAGGGAATACTGATAGACGGAGGCTAGACGACAGAGCTACCCCACAAAGTGTCGAGCATGCGGATCTGCATCCGCCGAGCGGACCCTGGATTGCAATTCACCCCCGCAAATTGGTTTAGCGGATGATGGCCAAAGCACTCTCGATCCTAATGCGGGGAAACCTCTCCTCAGAGAAAGACAGAACAGCTAAGGGATGTTAGgttcttggacttgatggGAGGAGCGAGTCCAAGGACGGACAGTATAAAGCTAGGCTATGCTCCGCGACTTCAGGGTGTTCAGCATCCAGCATCGCGTCCTGCTATACCTTCCCCCTTTTCACCAACTCAATCTCACCTCGTCTCAGCCCCAAGCCACACCTGGCCCCGGTGCATTATGTCCGCCGTCAAAGAATTCACATATCAACCCCTTGCCGATGGCATGCTCTTCGGCGAAGCCCCTCGATACCACAATGGCCTCTTGTACGTCAGCGACATGATTGGCCGCACCATCTACACCATCAACCCAAAGTCTGGCGAGAAGACCGTCCTGGCCAAGGTTGACCAGCAACCCAACGGCATGTTTTTCCATCCCGACGGGTCGCTCATCTACTCGTCCATGTTTGACACCAAGCTCTATCAGCTCAAGAATGGAAAGACGACGCTCTACTGCGATCTATCCGAGATCATGACCGGGTACTGTGGAGACATGTACATCGACAATGTGGGGAGGGTCTACCTGGATGATACAGGGGCTCGAGTCCTCCACGGGGAGGACCCCTCGCCTGGTCGCCTCATCATGGTAGATACGGACCGTACTGCCAAGGTTGCTGCAGAGAACCTGGTCTTTCCGAACGCGTTGGTAATCACTGACGATGGGAAATCTCTCTTCGTGGCCGAGACGTTTGGGCAGGGGCTATTGAAGTTTGACGTGGGGCCTGGAGGCGAGCTGTCCAACAGACAACTCTTCTGgtctccctcttctctacCAGACTTTGCTGAGAAGGAAGCTGCCGGGAAGATGGTCAAGATTGACGGCGGATGTCTGGATGCCGAGGGCAACATCTGGCTTTCCCTGCTGGGCTACGACCAGTTCATCCGCCTCGACAAGCGGGGCAACATCAACGCTCGAGTTCGTGTGAGCGGACATGCTACAGCGTGTTATCTGGGAGGGGAGGATGGAAAGACATTGTATCTAGTGGTCAACCAGGTCCCGGATGGCGAGAGCATCTTTACCGCCATGGTTGCTAAGAAGACGACTTGTGCGGTTGGCTCGGCGAGGGTAGATATTGGCGGTCCACGTCAAGAGTGAATATTGAATAGTCATATATCCTGCTGAAATACCTCGTTAAGCTCCCATAACCGTAAGATTGATTCCTTAAGACATCGTTGTGAGCCGCGATACCGCGACTGCGCGAGACAAAGTGCCCCTTGTCTATTCCTATTTTCCTTTCTCTGCTTCTATTTTGTACTATTATTGGTAATGAGAAGGTTCGTGGAGGATCAATACCCCCTTTCCAAGAAACATCGATGTTGTAGCTAAGCAGCACCTTGACACGTATATTCGGCTGGTCTGAGGGAGAAGCATTATGTGATAGAAGGCAGCCTGATCTCATATTCTCTTGTCGTTGCACGAAAACCCTAGCGTTGGAAAATCTTCCCTGCATCTCATATCTAACAGCAGCTACCTAAATCTTCATCCGTCACTGTAATAGTCTTCAGCTGAGTAAACTCCGAGATTCCTATTCATGGTTAGCCAGAGGCTCAAGTGGCAATCGGGATTGCTGCTTACCCCATGGGACTCCAAAGCGTCCCCAGCCACTTTCCTTTGTTCCACCGTGCGGTAGATGTGCCTCGTCGTGAACCGTCATGGAGTTGATGTGAACCGCCCCCGTGTCAAGACGCCGAGCCACCTCGATGCCTCTAATAACGCTGGAAGTAAAGATACTGGACGATAATCCGTAGTCTGAATCATTCGACAGATCGATAGCCTCTTCGAGCGTCGTGAACGGCACTAGAGTCACCACAGGCGCAAAGGTTTCCTGACGCCAGATGGGCATATGCTGCGTGACCTCGGTGAGCACCCGCGGACTCATATGAGAGTTTTCTATCTCGATGCCCTCCCCAAAGAGGAGCTTGGCGCCTCTCTCGAGTGAGTCTTGCACAAGCACTTTTACCTTAAGAACGTGCTCTGCAGAAGCCCCAGGCTGGACTTGTATCTTTTGTGCAGCCACGGCTAGTTTCTCTGAGAATTGCTCCATGACTGAAGCGTGGACGATGATCCTCTCGGTAGACATGCAGATCTGGCCATGCTATAGTTTTATCCGTCAGTTTGTAACAGGTGGCCTGACGTTCCATTTTAAACTTACGTGGGCGAACGCTCCTGTGGccgcagcctcagcagccttggtCAGATCTGCATCTTCAAGCACAATCTGCGGCGACTTTCCACCCAGCTCCAACAGTACAGGCTTGCAGCTCTCTGCCGCTTTGGCGGCAATGATCTTGCCTACGGCGGCGCTCCCTGTAAAGTTGACCTTTCTCACGCGCTTGTCACTGATGAGAGCGTTAAGCACCCCTGGTACATCTTCCCTCCTATGCTGTACAATGTTGAGGACACCAGGAGGAAAGCCGGCGTCTCGAAACAGAACCCCTATATAGTTGTGCACCAGGGGCGTCATCTCGGAAgccttgaggatggcggTGTTGCCACAGGCGATTGGGGTTGCCACCGCTCTGATGCCGAGATAGAGGGATGCATTCCAAGGTGCGATGCCTAGCTGGACACCCAACGGCTCTTTGATGACCATGGCATAAGAGTTTGGCTGCTTGCTTGGGAGGAGAGTTCCAGTCTCGGAGTCTTGCGCGTGGACGGCTAATTCCTGGAGAAGGTCGATGGAGCTCTGAATGTTGATCT from Fusarium falciforme chromosome 2, complete sequence includes these protein-coding regions:
- a CDS encoding FAD-binding-3 domain-containing protein produces the protein MKVIINGGGLGGLGAAIALKKKGHQVTVLEAAPALSEVGAGIQIPPNSSRILCSYGLKDKFLEKVVWPQHFAFKRYATGRLLGTTPLHPHLSEKYGSPYWLIHRADFQGLLFEAAKELGVHIRLGCYVESVNVHDPSVKLANGETLTADLVVGADGIRSKTREALLGRIVEPNPAANCSYRATVPVEIMSADPDISHLMTDINANCWIGPNHHIMAYPIRQGAMYNLVLSHPSGLATPGKWNEPGNLEEMRQHYKDFDPIIQKVLSKVQSCLNWKIADLPNLRTWVSENGRVVLLGDAAHAMVPFLAQGAAQAIEDGACLAECLARAKDTSDIPALMRAYEAIRKPRAERVQQATRDSSRVWHLHDGPEQEARDLAFASMAASARDEEMDEALDKANPNSLSGREFQPWLFGHDEIALTNARLDEMFKLKK
- a CDS encoding NACHT domain-containing protein; translated protein: MDPLSISASIAGLVAVADLVFRYSTKHLNGARKEAEDISHEVKNLSLVLHNLSLVAFELEETQSSDGTQQTSNLKPHHLHDCQQLLRRLEQGLVNTQSDLGSTSRIERLQSRLAWPFSSSDTKEILRDVRRHKQTIKLALEADSLSNLRLLLSRQSDANSRISHIQETVNKIYDIQISIRLDEKRKKVLEFFTKANPRSELDTNRNLRYSLTGLWLTEGPEFEKWYTTPGSKIWCSGIPGAGKSVLAAAMIDECLQRNVANPFSAMAYFFCIYRDEKTQGPVSILSSLCSQLARQDEKTFLVLEEYYRELTSERQLQSGPSTKKLIKVLRRMCSLIDRVYIIVDGLDECGKLVEETVESLAALLPSHIDEGLNIALLSRNEVPIREILGNEFQNIEIEAHTEDIQLYVASELKQRIESKKLRLRDLALKDVIMTRLVEGAKGMFRWVACQLDHLCELPTDRARRKALDKLPPTLFATYEQILTRINNSGEESKQLVQKTLLLISSPPHAHLNLRQICEAVSLQDDDEELVDEDIVDGGEILRLCGSLIRTRKSSYYTEDGGEVGIEFSHFSVQEYLQDECLRHATLGAYGVSRQKACQLLASLCLGYLTLKNKEQLPETTAEMSEAIYKRDLRRPFYRHAATHWLSYVREAGEGCCLERIHDLFQVHKTPNFCTWAITLAAHSLLIARQMFFDDTWSPTPSFRDICMPFHPSHLVRPDFTPLHMAAILGIPDLCRHLLSQGADLDFKGKFGTPLHCAIAGLGIFSFGRDFPEPYAVRILNVHYEMDQPLGRLQAAQVLLEAGAKTQLLCTGHWEGSFSSLSFSALTSSFGPELEIAAELIKTGINVEEEDLACFAQRYEEMQSMGYKLRDISSQAVLKLLEALGPPDTHTTSTPKTLLYNKTLNWAARMKIASLGAVSTYQPTSEASDDEIFNFIFSWVERNDVFELSQFLKSNRSELVKSARFHIQRFEPDNFLDEDFIYQDSTALHLAAHHNSLDALDTLIDHGFDANIAAPDGKRPVHMCCHQDALRALLRHGASTLVSDNTQETIWHTAANFGQIIILELLVQLDVRQEALQMVSSRKETPICSALNRGRKDAVLFLLKYCNSRKFWKSGESLFRAAAKMGSFEIVKHLLDVGIEVDGMDDITGSPLHYLSTRASVECIALLKDSFPLDQRRIEDCRSPLELLLLRAVGEDNELDNKVLEAMLPGNALSCPHEASSLWSFVGFEVAKSALINPACRSSTWTWLTDFVFALIELGIMVKYEKTGQPALRPFASFPTGAGIGDVTNIHQKAALEGLELSRYSHWHDFSRMVLGVAREVRRWDIAVSEPEVARLLAFSILHDDKEMISLLVDKGVDIHSRADVLSPFEFACFPGVPVGERSFAILLEHAALEKMTERNEKFDGCGSLHFIAGWTGRGGACAWKLRQMLSAGVDPCSPLSPKRGSPLAHHLCNGALNTAEILLESGADPWARGSYPFDAPLEAARCGSHSILKKIAAVDHESPCWDRTWAGQGFSGGNALHLAAMNGKTGCLEFYLNQGLLSDLECHDHHLETPMHYAARFDDFSTIKWLKARGGNIDARNRDGWTPLHLAAKKGHLETVRTLIRLGAKHQVCNRGCVPLVCAYSTGNAAMIETLQSSSEEPQESNSPNKSPMALKILADAMRNAILRRDVPACGRILALGCPVDVELYDEVPVTPLAVAICHQQDPKVVQWLVDAGATVSTIFPQPYQGRYLTALEAAVARPMFNSLLHKLLNRFLEEGGNFLGMDRSPLHLAVEYSNTEALRVLLDWLRNTYGSSELNLNRSSCFVERKSSQSETLSAFVDQKDTQHRRTALHVAASRNNLDACAVLIGSLANVEETNDRNETPLHLAAEHGSLQVAKHLLGCGAHPNPLDAWAETPLMCAYRESQWELVDLLTPYCKDMMRTNFAGETGLHFMTRFEPDPTRAGSSLETFSRCIEQGASLYLPDDDGVAPIHWILAKQSARHLQFLLNKDHRFLRPQETAHLPGGWFFATHRRLVAMSKNLRLVQPFLSNHELRQLCVVAERDHDLLCEAACLGSVEVIESLLALGVDMIEHQCKDHGTPLTAAISRGHIKAVKCLVSNGATVPYDLCQPNDFEVSVGNPDFVIRQWLFVGRHVEQSRISDVMAEASGKIKSWAGVCTERVALKWEWRRRREEGIWEYACRRQKILKDVRGKVVKCLEENTEGEDASSAASDEEFSGSLEISKNPKKHPDLALAAGGAPIAACYFPEASRYYNSDSKTFRIGLGDPANVQWTEMSYHGKDKHSWTFSLDLPNMRQPIPMTWLKDNSGPNGQIMAVFTSHTMSLRPSSVGTLRIYMDLGPMCEYAVITTSLSIYDFPKREEEKRSSSSSAGGAAAAASG
- a CDS encoding Aldedh domain-containing protein; translation: MNSHSENRVPLWIDNEPVHTNVEFLVTNSATGKSISASAALPEHVDRVVKSSYRAFAQWSRTTIWQRRDLLLKAAKLLEERRREIESILKVEIPIDDFVIQQINIQSSIDLLQELAVHAQDSETGTLLPSKQPNSYAMVIKEPLGVQLGIAPWNASLYLGIRAVATPIACGNTAILKASEMTPLVHNYIGVLFRDAGFPPGVLNIVQHRREDVPGVLNALISDKRVRKVNFTGSAAVGKIIAAKAAESCKPVLLELGGKSPQIVLEDADLTKAAEAAATGAFAHHGQICMSTERIIVHASVMEQFSEKLAVAAQKIQVQPGASAEHVLKVKVLVQDSLERGAKLLFGEGIEIENSHMSPRVLTEVTQHMPIWRQETFAPVVTLVPFTTLEEAIDLSNDSDYGLSSSIFTSSVIRGIEVARRLDTGAVHINSMTVHDEAHLPHGGTKESGWGRFGVPWGISEFTQLKTITVTDEDLGSCC
- a CDS encoding SGL domain-containing protein — protein: MSAVKEFTYQPLADGMLFGEAPRYHNGLLYVSDMIGRTIYTINPKSGEKTVLAKVDQQPNGMFFHPDGSLIYSSMFDTKLYQLKNGKTTLYCDLSEIMTGYCGDMYIDNVGRVYLDDTGARVLHGEDPSPGRLIMVDTDRTAKVAAENLVFPNALVITDDGKSLFVAETFGQGLLKFDVGPGGELSNRQLFWSPSSLPDFAEKEAAGKMVKIDGGCLDAEGNIWLSLLGYDQFIRLDKRGNINARVRVSGHATACYLGGEDGKTLYLVVNQVPDGESIFTAMVAKKTTCAVGSARVDIGGPRQE